A genomic region of Saccopteryx bilineata isolate mSacBil1 chromosome 1, mSacBil1_pri_phased_curated, whole genome shotgun sequence contains the following coding sequences:
- the YJU2B gene encoding probable splicing factor YJU2B encodes MGERKGVNKYYPPDFNPEKHGSLNRYHNSHPLRERARKLSQGILIIRFEMPYNIWCDGCKNHIGMGVRYNAEKKKVGNYYTTPIYRFRMKCHLCINYIEMQTDPANCDYVIVSGAQRKEERWDMADNEQVLTTEHEKKQKLETDAMFRLEHGEADRSTLRKALPTLSHIQEAQSAWKDDFALNSMLRKRFREKKKALQEEEERAQALQAKASLAIPLVPETEDDRRLAALLKFHTLDSYEDKQKLKRTEITSRSWFASASGPSSSSKAGSVLKKLAQNRRSAPASSPITVEDLGIVRRQSLEISEGPQSMAKTSKSGELHVSEGATQDRPTSPQDCSQETANTSKTRGLQGQDGRCQDRPWSLPGSSQETAVPGDMPHPRTLSSSLVADYSDSESE; translated from the exons ATG GGTGAAAGGAAAGGTGTAAACAAGTACTACCCTCCAGATTTCAACCCTGAAAAG CATGGCTCTCTCAACCGATACCACAACAGCCACCCACTCCGGGAGCGGGCTCGGAAGCTGTCCCAGGGCATCCTCATCATCAG ATTTGAGATGCCGTATAACATCTGGTGTGACGGCTGCAAGAACCACATCGGCATGG gTGTTCGTTACAATGCAGAAAAGAAGAAGGTTGGCAATTACTACACGACCCCAATCTACAG GTTCCGGATGAAATGCCACCTCTGCATCAACTACATCGAGATGCAGACAGACCCTGCCAATTGTGACTATGTGATCGTGAGTGGTGCCCAGCGCAAGGAGGAACGCTGGGACATGGCGGACAATGAGCAGGTGCTAACAACAG AGCATGAGAAGAAGCAGAAGCTGGAGACAGATGCCATGTTCCGCCTGGAGCACGGGGAGGCCGACCGAAGCACGCTCAGGAAGGCCCTCCCCACCCTGAGCCACATCCAGGAGGCACAGAGCGCTTGGAAGGACGACTTCGCCCTCAACAGCATGCTGCGGAAAAGGTTCCGG gaaaagaaaaaagccctgcaggaggaagaggagagggcccAGGCACTGCAGGCTAAGGCGAGCCTGGCCATACCACTTGTTCCTGAAACAGAGGATGACCGCAGACTGGCCGCCTTGCTCAAGTTCCATACCCTGGACT CATATGAGGACAAGCAGAAACTCAAGCGGACGGAGATTACCAGCCGCTCCTGGTTTGCCTCAGCCTCGggacccagcagcagcagcaaagctGGCAGCGTCCTGAAGAAGCTGGCCCAGAACCGCAGATCTGCACCCGCCAGCTCCCCTATCACCGTGGAGGACCTGGGTATCGTGCGAAGGCAATCTCTGGAGATCTCGGAGGGCCCACAGTCCATGGCCAAGACCTCCAAGTCTGGGGAGCTGCATGTCTCAGAGGGCGCCACCCAGGACAGGCCTACATCCCCTCAAGATTGCTCTCAGGAGACAGCCAATACCTCCAAGACAAGGGGACTTCAGGGGCAGGATGGGAGGTGTCAGGACAGGCCCTGGTCCTTACCAGGCTCCTCACAGGAGACAGCTGTCCCTGGGGACATGCCACACCCCCGCACCCTCAGTTCCTCCCTTGTGGCTGACTACTCAGACTCAGAGAGTGAGTAA